A genomic window from Lutra lutra chromosome 17, mLutLut1.2, whole genome shotgun sequence includes:
- the KLC3 gene encoding kinesin light chain 3 isoform X2, producing MSVQVAAPRSMGLGPERLSPEELVRQTRQVVQGLEALRAEHHGLARHLAEALAGQGLVAGLELLEEKQQVVSRALEAIELGLGEAQVLLALSAHVGSLEAEKQRLRAQARRLAQENAWLREELEETQRRLRASEEAVAQLEEEKNHLEFLGQLRQYDPPAESQRPESPPRRDSLASLFPSEEEERKGSEAVGAAAAQQGGYEIPARLRTLHNLVIQYAGQGRYEVAVPLCRQALEDLERSSGHCHPDVATMLNILALVYRDQNKYKEATDLLHDALQIREQTLGPEHPAVAATLNNLAVLYGKRGRYREAEPLCQRALEIREKVLGSDHPDVAKQLNNLALLCQNQGKFEEVEQHYARALSIYEALGGPNDPNVAKTKNNLASAYLKQNKYQQAEELYREILSREDLPVPLGAPNAGTAGDAEQTLRRSSSFSKIRESLRRGSEKLVSRLRGEGMAGAAGMKRALSLNMLNMDGPKAAGTQVPHQHLSETTRTLSTSTQDLGPH from the exons ATGTCCGTACAGGTGGCAGCCCCTAGAAGCATGGGGCTGGGCCCAGAGCGCCTGAGCCCCGAGGAGCTGGTGCGGCAGACACGACAAGTGGTGCAGGGGTTGGAGGCCCTGAGGGCCGAGCACCATGGCCTGGCTAGACACCTGGCTGAGGCCCTGGCAGGACAGGGCCTGGTGGCTGGCTTGGAGCTCCTGGAAGAAAAGCAGCAGGTGGTGAGCCGTGCACTGGAGGCCATTGAGCTGGGACTGGGTGAGGCCCAG GTGCTGCTGGCCCTGTCAGCACACGTGGGCTCGCTGGAGGCGGAGAAGCAGCGGCTGCGAGCCCAGGCCCGGCGGCTGGCCCAGGAGAACGCGTGGCTgcgggaggagctggaggagacaCAGCGGCGGCTCCGGGCCAGTGAGGAGGCCGTGGCGCAGCTTGAGGAGGAGAAGAACCACCTCGAGTTCCTGGGGCAGCTGCGACAGTATGACCCGCCGGCGGAGAGCCAG CGGCCTGAATCCCCCCCTCGGCGAGACAGCCTGGCCTCCCTGTTCCCcagtgaggaggaagagaggaaag GCTCGGAGGCAGTGGGGGCCGCGGCGGCTCAGCAGGGCGGCTACGAGATCCCTGCCCGCCTTCGGACCCTGCACAACCTTGTGATCCAGTACGCGGGCCAGGGCCGCTATGAGGTTGCAGTGCCACTGTGCCGCCAGGCCTTGGAGGACCTGGAGCGGAGCTCGGGCCACTGCCACCCCGACGTGGCCACCATGCTCAACATCCTGGCGCTGGTGTACCG GGACCAGAACAAGTACAAGGAGGCCACAGACCTTCTCCACGATGCCCTGCAGATCCGGGAGCAGACGCTGGGCCCTGAGCACCCTGCA GTGGCCGCCACCCTCAACAACCTGGCCGTGCTCTATGGGAAGCGGGGGCGTTACCGGGAGGCTGAGCCCCTGTGCCAGCGTGCCCTGGAGATCCGGGAGAAG GTCCTGGGGAGCGACCACCCGGACGTAGCCAAGCAGCTCAACAACCTGGCCTTGCTGTGCCAGAACCAGGGCAAGTTCGAGGAGGTGGAGCAGCACTACGCCCGCGCCCTGAGCATCTACGAGGCCCTGGGTGGGCCCAACGACCCAAACGTGGCCAAGACCAAAAACAACCTG GCCTCGGCCTACCTGAAACAGAACAAGTACCAGCAAGCAGAAGAGCTGTACCGAGAGATCCTGAGCCGCGAGGACCTGCCTGTCCCTCTGG GAGCTCCCAATGCAGGCACAGCTGGTGACGCCGAACAG ACCCTTCGTCGGAGCAGCTCCTTCTCCAAGATCCGTGAGTCCCTAAGGCGTGGAAGCGAGAAGCTGGTCTCCCGTCTCCGGGGCGAGGGGATGGCAGGGGCAGCCGG GATGAAGAGAGCCCTGTCGCTCAACATGCTGAACATGGACGGTCCGAAGGCTGCGGGGACCCAG GTCCCCCATCAGCACCTGAGCGAAACCACACGCACCCTCAGCACCAGCACCCAGGACCTGGGCCCCCACTGA
- the KLC3 gene encoding kinesin light chain 3 isoform X1, with translation MGLGPERLSPEELVRQTRQVVQGLEALRAEHHGLARHLAEALAGQGLVAGLELLEEKQQVVSRALEAIELGLGEAQVLLALSAHVGSLEAEKQRLRAQARRLAQENAWLREELEETQRRLRASEEAVAQLEEEKNHLEFLGQLRQYDPPAESQRPESPPRRDSLASLFPSEEEERKGSEAVGAAAAQQGGYEIPARLRTLHNLVIQYAGQGRYEVAVPLCRQALEDLERSSGHCHPDVATMLNILALVYRDQNKYKEATDLLHDALQIREQTLGPEHPAVAATLNNLAVLYGKRGRYREAEPLCQRALEIREKVLGSDHPDVAKQLNNLALLCQNQGKFEEVEQHYARALSIYEALGGPNDPNVAKTKNNLASAYLKQNKYQQAEELYREILSREDLPVPLGAPNAGTAGDAEQTLRRSSSFSKIRESLRRGSEKLVSRLRGEGMAGAAGMKRALSLNMLNMDGPKAAGTQVPHQHLSETTRTLSTSTQDLGPH, from the exons ATGGGGCTGGGCCCAGAGCGCCTGAGCCCCGAGGAGCTGGTGCGGCAGACACGACAAGTGGTGCAGGGGTTGGAGGCCCTGAGGGCCGAGCACCATGGCCTGGCTAGACACCTGGCTGAGGCCCTGGCAGGACAGGGCCTGGTGGCTGGCTTGGAGCTCCTGGAAGAAAAGCAGCAGGTGGTGAGCCGTGCACTGGAGGCCATTGAGCTGGGACTGGGTGAGGCCCAG GTGCTGCTGGCCCTGTCAGCACACGTGGGCTCGCTGGAGGCGGAGAAGCAGCGGCTGCGAGCCCAGGCCCGGCGGCTGGCCCAGGAGAACGCGTGGCTgcgggaggagctggaggagacaCAGCGGCGGCTCCGGGCCAGTGAGGAGGCCGTGGCGCAGCTTGAGGAGGAGAAGAACCACCTCGAGTTCCTGGGGCAGCTGCGACAGTATGACCCGCCGGCGGAGAGCCAG CGGCCTGAATCCCCCCCTCGGCGAGACAGCCTGGCCTCCCTGTTCCCcagtgaggaggaagagaggaaag GCTCGGAGGCAGTGGGGGCCGCGGCGGCTCAGCAGGGCGGCTACGAGATCCCTGCCCGCCTTCGGACCCTGCACAACCTTGTGATCCAGTACGCGGGCCAGGGCCGCTATGAGGTTGCAGTGCCACTGTGCCGCCAGGCCTTGGAGGACCTGGAGCGGAGCTCGGGCCACTGCCACCCCGACGTGGCCACCATGCTCAACATCCTGGCGCTGGTGTACCG GGACCAGAACAAGTACAAGGAGGCCACAGACCTTCTCCACGATGCCCTGCAGATCCGGGAGCAGACGCTGGGCCCTGAGCACCCTGCA GTGGCCGCCACCCTCAACAACCTGGCCGTGCTCTATGGGAAGCGGGGGCGTTACCGGGAGGCTGAGCCCCTGTGCCAGCGTGCCCTGGAGATCCGGGAGAAG GTCCTGGGGAGCGACCACCCGGACGTAGCCAAGCAGCTCAACAACCTGGCCTTGCTGTGCCAGAACCAGGGCAAGTTCGAGGAGGTGGAGCAGCACTACGCCCGCGCCCTGAGCATCTACGAGGCCCTGGGTGGGCCCAACGACCCAAACGTGGCCAAGACCAAAAACAACCTG GCCTCGGCCTACCTGAAACAGAACAAGTACCAGCAAGCAGAAGAGCTGTACCGAGAGATCCTGAGCCGCGAGGACCTGCCTGTCCCTCTGG GAGCTCCCAATGCAGGCACAGCTGGTGACGCCGAACAG ACCCTTCGTCGGAGCAGCTCCTTCTCCAAGATCCGTGAGTCCCTAAGGCGTGGAAGCGAGAAGCTGGTCTCCCGTCTCCGGGGCGAGGGGATGGCAGGGGCAGCCGG GATGAAGAGAGCCCTGTCGCTCAACATGCTGAACATGGACGGTCCGAAGGCTGCGGGGACCCAG GTCCCCCATCAGCACCTGAGCGAAACCACACGCACCCTCAGCACCAGCACCCAGGACCTGGGCCCCCACTGA